Proteins co-encoded in one Nicotiana sylvestris chromosome 7, ASM39365v2, whole genome shotgun sequence genomic window:
- the LOC138872751 gene encoding uncharacterized protein, which yields MTHQVSAIVHSMAPKLEDPGAFIILSAIGNADFAKALCDLGASINLMPYSIFKTLGIGQPRPTSIRLQMEDRIMMRPLGIIGDVLVCVDKFILSADFVILDCEMDYEVPIILGRPFLATGKALVDMEVGELTFRVCDEKVVFHLCKSIRQPNSNEVFFCEFGDRCDY from the coding sequence atgactcatcaagtgagtgcaattgtacACTCAATGGCTCCCAAATTggaagatcctggtgctttcatAATCCTTTCTGCCATTGGGAATGCCGATTTTGCTAAAGCTTTAtgtgatcttggggcaagtatcaacttgatgccctactctattttcaaaactttgggaattgggcaaccaagacccacatctatAAGGTTGCAAATGGAGGATCGTATAATGatgagaccattgggtattattggtGATGTGTTGGTTTGCGTTGATAAATTCATCCTCTCGGCAgactttgtgattcttgattgtGAAATGGACTATGAGGTGCCAATTATTTTGGGtcgacctttccttgctacgggtaAGGCTCTTGTTGATATGGAAGtaggtgagctcactttccgagtgtgTGATGAAAAAGTAGTTTTTCATTTGTGCAAATCTATTAGGCAACCGAATAGTAATGAagtttttttttgtgaatttggtgaCCGATGTGATTATTGA